Genomic segment of Bubalus kerabau isolate K-KA32 ecotype Philippines breed swamp buffalo chromosome 6, PCC_UOA_SB_1v2, whole genome shotgun sequence:
tcaaacATACATAAAAGTTGACTTTTTTCCATGAAAACTCATAGATTACCACTAcctaaattttataataatattttattctatttgtcaCATAAGTATCTTCCCAtccttccatcttttttttttttttttggatgcatttCAAAGTGAGTTGTAGACATCACTAAACCCTTCCGTATGGACatcattgctgctactgctgctaagtcgcttcagtcgtgtctgactctgtgcgaccccatagacggaagcccaccaggcttccccgtccctgggcttctccaggcaagaacactggagtgggttgccatttccttctccaatgcatgaaagtgaaaagtgaaagtgaagttgctcagtcgtgtccaactcttcatgaccccatggactgcagcccaccaggttcctccatccatgggattttccaggcaagagtactagagtggggtgccattgccttctccgatggacaTCATTAATTAGAGATTAATATTTGTTtagtttctttcttgttttttatttaatttttaaatttatttggctgcaccgggtcttagtcgCTTAGCTGCATgtaagatctttagttgtggcatggaactcttaattgcagcatgaaGAACTTAgtttcctgaacagggattgaacccgtggttccctgcattgggagctcagagtcttaaccactggaccatcagggaagtccctacagttttatctttttaaattaaaatttacatccaatgaaatgcacaaatcttaagtgtatcatttgataaattttgacaaatgcatacacCTGTGTAACCCAACCCTATATCAAAATACAGAGCCATCAAACAGAAAGTTCCCTTTACCCCTTCCCAGTCAATTCTTATTCCCACTCCATCCCCAGAGGCAATTGTTGTTCTTAGGTTTTCTTCCATCGTATATTAATATTGCATGTTTTAgagattcaaataaataaaatggtacaATGTATGCTCTTTTCTGCAAGATGTCTTTCCCTCAGTATAATGTAATGTGTTTGAGATTCATTCACCTTGTTGCATGTATCAGCagtctgttcctttttattgctaagtagcaatggcaccccactccagtactcttgcctggaaaatcccatggacagaggagcctggtaggcggcagtccatggagtcgcgaagagtcgtacatgactaagtgacttcactttcacttttcactttcgtgcactggagaaggaaatggcaacccactccagtgttcttgcctggagaatcccagggacgggggagcctggtgggctgccgtctatggggtcgcacagagtcggacacgactgaagcgacgcagcagcagcagcactctattGCTTGAATGTAACAGTTTATCCTGACTTGTCATTATGAAATGTCACTCTTCATCTCTGGCAGTATAAATTTGTCTTGAAGTCCACACCATCTGATATTTATTCAGCCGCTCTAGCTTTCCTCTGCTGTTAGCATTGTAGTTTTTTTTCTTACCCATTTACTTTcaccaaaaatatatttttacaagtAAAGTCTGCCTTATTGAGATTGACTCCTGAGTTCTTCCAACACAGTTCTTAAACAGTTTCTTTCTACCTGATACGATAAGATATTCCAGGTCTATCTTGTATTTTTCCTGCCAGAGAACTGGAAATagtcatttctttaagaaattctgCTTCCTTTAGTTGAAAAAAGTGGCACTTAAAGGCTATATTCTGGGTGCTAGGGGTATTCATTGCTTCAGAGTTGATCAGTTCTGGGGCCTTTTCAGTGAATATGACTTTCTGAGAAAGGTGCTCAGTGTAGACTCACTTTattgcatgtggatgtccagttaACAGTTTAGAAAacactatcctttctccattggatTGCCTTTACTCCTTTGTCAAGGATCAATTGACTATGTGGgtctatttttgtgttttctcttctgttccactgatTTGTCTTTCATCAATACCATACTTGATTAGTGTAGCTTTATATGAAGTCTTGAAGACTTAGTAAGTCTTCCTcattctctcccctcctcctcctcctcctcctccctcaatAGTGTACTGGCTATGCTTAGTCTTTTGCCTCTTCATATAAACTTTAGAGTCAGTTTGTCAGTATTGACAAAGTAatctgctgggattttgattgggattgcattgaatctatagatcaagatGGGAAGAACCGACATCTTAACAAGACTGAGTCTTCCTTtgagacttctctggcagtccagcggttaagaatctgcactttcaatgcaggggatgtgggttccatccctggtcaggaaactaagatcccacatgccaaaaaaaaaaaaaaaaaaacaactcccaaAACCCAAGATtgagtcttcctatccatgaacatggaataccTTTTCATTAAGCatgattataaatttttattgaatatatttgaCAAAAAACATTGTGTACATTTGAGGTGTGTGTGGTATGTTTGTTATGTTACTTTTGATATCTTATGTTACTTTtgatatctttatattttatactatGATTGCTGTTGTAGTTATACTTACTATATTACATAATTATGGTACAATACTGTTGTCTATGTTCATTATAGGGTACATCCAGATCAGTAaggcttcagtttagttcagttcagtagctcagtcgtgtccgactctttgcgaccccatgaatagcagcacgccaggcctccctgtccatcaccaactcccggagttcactcaaactcacatccatcgagtcggtgatgccatccagccatctcatcctctgtccagcCTCATCCAGCcatcgtccccttcacctcctgcccccaatccctcacagcatcagagtcttttccaatgagtcaactctttgcatgaggtggccaaagtactggagtttcagcttcagcatcattccttccaaagaatacccacggctgatctccttcagaatggattggttggatctccttgcagtccaagggactctcaagagtcttctccaacaccacagttcaaaagcatcaattcttcggtgctcagccttcttcacagtccaactttcacgtccatacatgaccactggaaaaaccatagccttgactagacagacttttgttggcaaagtaatgtctctgcttttcaatatgctctctaggttggtcataacttttcttccaaggagtaagtgtcttttaatttcatggctgcagtcaccatctgcagtgattttggagccccccaaaaaaagtctgacactgtttctactgtttccccatctatttcccatgaagtgatgggaccagatgccatgatattcgttttctgaatgctgagctttaagccaactttttcactctcctctttcactttcatgaagaggcttttgagttcctcttcactttctgccataagggtggtgtcatctgcatatctgaggttattgatatttctcctggcaatcttgattccagcttgtgcttcttccagcccatttACTACTtattgaaagtttgtacccttaaaCAACATCACTTTTTtatccctccacccccatcccctgatAACTACCAttttactttgtgtttttttagatcccataaataaatgatatcatacagtacctgtctttctctgacttctctcacttagcataatgtgctTGAGGTCTAtgcatgttgtcacaaatggcaagatatcCTTCTttcttatggttgaataatattccattccatACCACATTCATTTTCTgaagggcatttaggttgcttccaaatcTTAGTTATTGGGAACACTGCAATAAACATGGGAGTGCACTTCTCTCCTCAAAATACTGTTTTCACttcctttgggtatatacccagtagtggaactgctgggtcacatggcatatctatttttaattttttcaggaatCTCTCTATTGCTTTCCATAGTCACtggaccaatttacatttccaccaacagtgtttAAAGGTTCCTTTTTcacccacatcctcaccaacaactGTTATCTTTTGTCTTCTTGATGCCATTCTAATGGGagcataacttttaaaattttaagtgtgaATGGAGAGATCACTGGCTAAGGGAAGAGGGGACCCCATTCAGATCTTACTCAAAAATTGCATTTTAATGAAGATGATGAGATGATGAAACAGACATACTTTCAGACATAACATATCCTTTCTCTTTCCAAGCAGTTGGTTTTATGCACAAATGTCAGAGCCTCTTTCTaaaattactttatttctcttttctccacaaatAATAGCTTAATCAAAAATTTTCAATCCCCAACCCCAATTCCTCAAGCTTCACTTCAGCCTTATTCCTgctgtcttcctttttttaactttatttttaattggaggataactacagtattgtgatggtttatGACATACATCTCTGCTCAGTCTTCCTTATTCATACACAATAAAGAACTCTCTCTGGAAGCAGATTCAAGATGGCACTCACCTTCTCCTGTCAGACCAAGtcatgcactcatcttctcctgtgagaccatcaaaatcacaactagctgttgaacaaccatcgagaggaggacactggaacccaACAACGGCAAAGGACTAGGAGTCCCCAGAGAATTTtactttgaaggccagcaggatttgacTGCAGGACTTTCACaactgttaattggttataccccaatacaaaatattaataaaaagtttttttaaaaaaagaagtctctGAAAAACCATTCAAAGAGTTGAAGCCAATGTGAAATTCTCTTCTCAATCACTGCTTTCTCACTTTCTTATCTCTGAATTCAGGCCTAACTCTCCTTTTATCTTCTCCACATTCCATAGGAAAAGAAGCTTCTGGAAAAAGGACGTAGTCTCAGTCTCAAGAATAATTCGCCAACACAAGTGTATAAGAAAGCGGTGATCTAATGTAGTTCAAATGACTAAGCCAACCTCTGGTGTCTGCTTCTCAAACACTGAAAATATGTGGCTGGATTTGAACCTCCATGAAAGCTAAACTGATTTCCCAACTTAGAAATTTCAGGATGCTGTCGCTTGGTGCTTCAAGCTCGAGACTAGTCCCTCTCTACAATATAGCTAAGATCTACCCATTGCCTGTCTTTATATCTAAACCCTTTATCCAGACCCTGGTAGTTCCATAGGGGCCTCTCCACTTCCATCCTCCATCCACCCCAAAATGTTTTGCCCATTTGGTATCCTTTGCTACCTGAAAGCCTCCAATGGCTTTCCAGTGCTTCAGATAAAATCAGAGCTTCTAACAGTTGTTAGCAGAACAATTCTCCAGGGAAAGCTGTTCTATTCTCAGCTGCTCCACATTCTGCTTCACATCACATTCTACATTCTGGGGGTAAAAAAACCCTCTTTTCCTAATTTTTGAAGACTTATTCCCCTAGCTCTAGGTTTTTGCCCAAGCTTTCCAACTGACATGGAACTATCTTACTTCATCTGTCTAGGCCATCCAATGTAGCTCCTTCATCAAGTGGCAACACTTCCTCTGGCAAGATTCCACGACTGATCCAGTATCCTACTAACCTCTGTCTCTGAACTTCCATTCCCTCTTAGAGTATTGCTAAATTTTACAATGAACTGTCTTTTCTGCTTTGCTAGATAGTAAACTCCCTGCCCACAATTTCTCTCTCTTGTAATATGCATCCCCAAGTGCCTTGTACAGCGCTTTGCACTCAGTGAGCACTTAATACGATCTTGTAAACCAACCAACCACATATAGAATATATAAGCCCAGATTCCATCAACGGTTTACTGGGAAGAGAGCAGGGAAAACATACACAATAACTTTGTTCCACAATTCATTTACTGAATTGGGGCAGGTGACTGAACAATAGATTGCGAGATAAGGCTGGGAGAGAAGAgttcttgttttctttcccagGAGCCAGTTGTGTCATGGATGCTTGTAAATTTTCCAAAATAGCCATCTGTTGTTGGGCGAGCTGGGTCTGAAGCTGGAGATTGGCATACATACATTCTAGGAGTCCTAGGCATTCCTTGGGCTTGTGGTCAATACCTGAAGGAAGAGCAATGGAGGTGCAAAGGGGACAAAAGAGATTTTATAATTGTACTGAGATGGGAAAGGTTCTCATAAGAAGACCCCTCTAAGCTTTCTGGGCACAACTCAACCCAGATGCAACTATGCTCAACTGTCACCTTCTCTATGAAGCCTACCTGGCCAGCCTATTTGAAACCAATACACTGGAATTTATTACTCACTCCCTTGCTTCACTTTTCCCCTTAGTACTTACGATTATTTGGCGTAAATTATAATTACTTATTTAATTGTTGGCTAATTCCCCCttctagaatgtaaactccaGGAAGGCATGGATTTTTGTCTGATTTGTTCACTTGTGTGTCCCCAGCATCTAGAAGGATACCTGTCATGTAAGTGTTCAACAGATATTTGATGAGTGAATGAAATGGTTTGAGATTGAGGCCTAACCTCCCTTTCAAGAGCTCAGGAGatacctcagctttcttctctctgACCTGACACAGTAAGTCATCAGCAGTGACTCGAAATTCTTCCTGCTTTCTAACTTCAACCAGTCTTGCtgcacccattttttttttgcacccatttttaatgtttttaactaCATTATACACATCAAGCTCTGCCAGTTAACCCTGGCAGTTATTTATACATTGTATATTCATTGGTCTTGACTTCTTTGTTAAACCCTGAGGTCCTCAAACTCAGGAGTTATGACACtctaggagatcagtcctgggtgttcattggaaggactgatgctgaagctgaaactccaatactttggccacctcatgcgaagagttgactcatgggaaaagaccctgatgctgggagggattgggggcaggaggaggagaggatgacagaggatgagatggctggatggcatcaccgactcgatggacatgagtttgagtgaactccaggagttggtgatggacagggaggcctggcgtgctgcgattcatggggtcgcaaagagtccgacaggactgagcgactgaattgaagtgaactgaactgagtgctctGTTTGGCTTCCCACAGGTATGCTAAACACGCACTGATTTCTCTGTGGGAGGATGAATAACTGAAATGCAAAGAAACTGAGCTAATAGTTACTATTTCTTTCCCTAGTCACTTTTTAACTAACATTACTAAACAAGCAATGAAAGTCTTATTTCAGTCCTGCCAGTCTAATAAAGGCATtaataagcaaaacaaacaaacaaatgaactcgtaaaatcaggaagaaaatgaaatcaacagAACTGAATAATCAACAAACTACCAGCGAAAAATCTAAAGGTGCCTGGACCCAGAGGTCAGCAccaaaatcaataaaagaaagCTCCAGCCACCTCGTCCATAAAACCCTCCCTGTTGCTGAGTCTATTTGGGAAATCCACCCTGCCTCCTTCCTTACCTGACGGCAACTTTGTTGGCAGGATTTTCAGGAAAGTGACTGGTGGGGAACTTGCTTGAAGATTAATAAAGCTGGGGGAGGGTTTGGCTCGACAAAGAGGCACAGTATTACCCTCCTCTTTGGCTGGAACAAAATCAGAGACAACTAAGTCAGAGTTCATCCTGACAAGGGACAGCCTAATTAGAATCCTGCATCTGGTCTATGAATTCAAAGTGCTGAGGCCCTGGCCTGAATGTCTCCAAAGAAAGTTatataagacaaaaaaagaaaccacagtgAGACTAAGGGAAACCAAGCAGAGATGGGATAAGCTAAAATCTAATTTGCTTACATTTTACAAGTTCTTATTGATCTGTGCTACACGCTGACTACTGCACTGAATACTAGAGCATAAACATGACTAAGACATGGTTTCTTAAGGTGTTTAATACCTAGTTAGGAAGACAAATCAGACCCTGGTGAAATGGTGATATAGCAACACAGGACATAAACAGTGAGTCTGATAGTCTTGCGTGAAAATAAGTCCTTTTATCTTTTAGTTATACTGAAATGTgattaaatgtaaaaatgaatgtttttgaAAGGGCGGGGGAGAGGTATCAACATGAGTACAACAGACAAAGAAGACTCCAGGCAGGTGGAGGATACTTCCTAGACCTTGAAAACACGAAGCTTCGGATAAGTGGAAAAGATAATTcaagtggaagaaaaaaagacGGTATGAGCAAAGACAAGGATGCAAGAACGTGGCTAGAATGATAAGGAGCCCTAGGAAAGTGGCCAGAATTAGGGTGGGGAGAGTGGGAAAAGCAGGATGGGTCATGGAAGACCCTTTCCAATATAAATCTGAGACTCTCTCAGAAAATCACTGAGATTTTTTAGGGTTAGAAAATTTGATACAATTTTTAATCAATACATTAGGATTAAAATGGGTTGAACATGGAAGTTCTTAATGGGGAAAAATAGATTACCTTTGGCAAAAATAGTTAAGTTAGAAGGAAATTTTGATTTGTAGGAAGAAAATGACGAGTGTTATAAGAGACATATGTTATTTCTGTCTACTGAGCCACCCTTCCTCTGAGAAGCTACTTGTTCCCCAGATTCTAGGTCATACATACATCAGGCCCCTCTCCCTATTCCAACAGGAATGGACATGTGACCCAATATAGGCCAATTGTGGTAGCCTATCCCACTTGGCAACTGGGACTGATCCAAGGGGCAAGCACATGAGGCAAACTGGGCTTGTCATGCCTTGGGACTGATAGGTAGATTCTGTGTCCAAGCTTGCTTTCCTCAATTTGCTCTGCTCGGAAGATGTAAAGCTGGGGTCAATGAA
This window contains:
- the TSACC gene encoding TSSK6-activating co-chaperone protein isoform X2, with amino-acid sequence MEQLPSHPTNRRAKEEGNTVPLCRAKPSPSFINLQASSPPVTFLKILPTKLPSGIDHKPKECLGLLECMYANLQLQTQLAQQQMAILENLQASMTQLAPGKENKNSSLPALSRNLLFSHLPQFSK
- the TSACC gene encoding TSSK6-activating co-chaperone protein isoform X1, which codes for MCINNKGTTPEGVQMEQLPSHPTNRRAKEEGNTVPLCRAKPSPSFINLQASSPPVTFLKILPTKLPSGIDHKPKECLGLLECMYANLQLQTQLAQQQMAILENLQASMTQLAPGKENKNSSLPALSRNLLFSHLPQFSK